From a single Nicotiana tomentosiformis chromosome 2, ASM39032v3, whole genome shotgun sequence genomic region:
- the LOC104096949 gene encoding E3 SUMO-protein ligase SIZ1-like isoform X4, whose product MANPLYPAKLAITSVPVDGTSPIQRIEKTFQLTRADRDLLLKQEYDVQVWCMLLNDKVQFRMQWPQYADLQVNGIPVRCINRPGSQLLGANGRDDGPIITPCSRDGINKIILTGCDARVFCLGVRLVNRRTFQQVLNVIPKEADGEVFDDALARVRRCVGGGTATENADSDSDLEVVADFIPVNLRCPMSGSRMKVAGRFKPCVHMGCFDLEVFVEMNQRSRKWQCPICLKNYSLEHVIIDPYFNQITSQLRTCGEEVTEIEVKPDGSWRAKAEGDRRNLGDLGRWHLPDGNLIESQDIEPKAKPGILKHVKQEGGSESHSGLKVGLKKNRNGLWEISKPEDMQTLPYENSVRENFENQIQDIIAMSSSATGSGKEGEDLSVNQDGDVNFDNSNNGFELETISPNFGPRYGFNGRNPPAPSGDAEVIVLSDSDGENEPLISSTSIHSNNHADASIVSFPGRPKGISDSCHDNHAVVNDGNSCLGLFNANDDEFGMDMWPLPSVNQGGPSFQLFGSDTDVSGSLVDMQHGSINCPSSINGYSLAADTGVGSCSLLPESSVDRLNAEINDGLVNNSLSFGGNDPSLQIFLPTRPSDASVEADTRHRPGVRNGIHTEDWISLSLGAGGDSAVANELSSGQPSQTKNSSLDSVADTASLLLGMNDGVSMKSSKERSNGPSSRERSDGPFNFPRQRRSVRPRLYLSIDSDTE is encoded by the exons CACGAGCCCTATACAAAGGATTGAGAAAACATTTCAGCTTACTAGAGCAGACAGAGACTTATTGCTAAAGCAGGAATACGATGTTCAG GTTTGGTGCATGCTTCTCAATGACAAGGTACAATTTAGGATGCAATGGCCTCAGTATGCTGATTTGCAGGTCAATG GAATTCCAGTACGGTGCATAAATAGACCTGGTTCACAATTGCTGGGTGCAAATGGCCGAGATGATGGTCCAATA ATCACACCATGCTCTAGAGATGGAATTAACAAAATTATATTAACAGGATGTGATGCTCGTGTCTTTTGCTTGGGGGTTAGACTTGTAAATCGCCGTACTTTCCAACAG GTTCTCAATGTGATCCCTAAGGAGGCAGATGGTGAGGTATTTGATGATGCTCTTGCTCGCGTTCGTCGTTGTGTTGGTGGTGGGACTGCCACTGAAAATGCTGACAGCGACAGTGACCTTGAAGTGGTTGCTGATTTTATTCCAGTCAATCTTCGATGCCCT ATGAGTGGTTCAAGAATGAAAGTCGCTGGAAGATTCAAACCTTGTGTGCATATGGGCTGCTTTGATCTTGAAGTCTTTGTTGAAATGAATCAAAGGTCGAGGAAG TGGCAATGCCCTATCTGTCTCAAGAACTACTCCCTGGAGCATGTGATTATAGACCCATATTTTAATCAGATCACTTCTCAG CTGCGAACTTGCGGAGAAGAAGTGACTGAGATTGAAGTAAAACCTGATGGTTCTTGGCGTGCAAAGGCAGAAGGCGACCGAAGGAATCTTGGGGATCTAGGGCGGTGGCACTTACCTGATGGGAATCTCATTGAATCTCAGGATATAGAGCCAAAAGCCAAGCCTGGAATTCTTAAGCATGTTAAACAGGAAGGAGGCTCTGAAAGCCACAGTGGACTAAAAGTTGGGTTGAAGAAGAACAGAAATGGTTTGTGGGAAATTAGCAAACCTGAAGATATGCAGACATTGCCATACGAAAATAGTGTAAGAGAGAATTTTGAAAATCAGATTCAGGATATCATTGCCATGAGCAGCAGTGCCACTGGTAGCGGCAAGGAAGGTGAAGATCTCAGTGTTAATCAGGATGGGGATGTTAACTTTGACAATTCTAACAATGGGTTTGAGCTTGAAACCATATCCCCAAATTTTGGCCCGAGATATGGTTTTAACGGCCGTAATCCCCCAGCACCCTCAGGAGATGCTGAAGTTATTGTCCTAAGCGATTCTGACGGAGAAAACGAGCCACTTATCTCTTCTACATCTATTCATAGTAACAATCATGCTGATGCGTCTATAGTCTCTTTTCCTGGTCGACCTAAAGGAATTTCAGATTCTTGCCATGACAACCATGCAGTTGTTAATGATGGGAATTCATGCCTGGGGCTGTTCAATGCAAACGATGATGAATTTGGGATGGATATGTGGCCTTTGCCTTCTGTTAACCAGGGGGGCCCGAGCTTTCAGTTATTTGGTTCAGATACTGATGTCTCAGGTTCTTTAGTAGATATGCAGCATGGTTCTATTAACTGTCCAAGCTCTATCAACGGCTACTCATTAGCTGCAGATACTGGCGTTGGATCTTGTTCTCTTCTTCCTGAATCTTCTGTTGACCGTCTGAATGCTGAAATCAATGATGGTTTAGTTAATAATTCCCTATCATTTGGTGGTAATGATCCCTCACTTCAGATATTTCTTCCTACTAGACCATCGGATGCATCAGTTGAGGCTGATACGAGGCATCGGCCAGGTGTGAGAAATGGCATTCATACTGAGGATTGGATTTCACTTAGTCTTGGCGCTGGTGGTGATTCTGCAGTTGCGAATGAGTTGAGCTCTGGGCAGCCGTCGCAAACCAAAAACTCTTCCTTGGACTCGGTGGCTGACACTG CTTCATTGCTTCTTGGTATGAATGACGGAGTATCAATGAAGAGCAGTAAAGAAAGATCAAATGGTCCAAGCAGCAGAGAAAGATCAGATGGTCCTTTTAATTTCCCTCGCCAACGTCGTTCTGTAAGACCCAGATTGTATCTAAGCATTGATTCCGACACTGAATAA